One stretch of Nakamurella alba DNA includes these proteins:
- a CDS encoding ABC transporter ATP-binding protein yields MSAVITAHGVRRTYGSGDKAFEAVRGVDLDVTEGEIFALLGTNGAGKTSTLDLLEGMASPTRGEITVFGKDPVRDRRLVRPETGIMLQSGGLPAELTVRETLEMWRSTSTHPTTVDDVLAMVGLEHRADVRVRALSGGEQRRVDLACALLGRPRLLFLDEPTTGLDPESRRSVWRLLSGLRSAGVTMVLTTHYLDEAEALADRIAIMHEGGIVRRGTLREIVGDHPATIAFDHPGMPFPQPDGAQVDITGIRVTVHTRNLQGDLHTLLDWARDQRVPLVGLAANAASLESVFLDVAKDKPAPRDTGRPQQSPTDPQIGALA; encoded by the coding sequence ATGAGCGCCGTCATCACCGCCCACGGGGTGCGCCGCACCTACGGCAGCGGCGACAAGGCGTTCGAGGCGGTCCGCGGCGTCGACCTCGACGTCACCGAGGGTGAGATCTTCGCCCTGCTCGGCACCAACGGTGCCGGCAAGACCTCGACCCTGGACCTGTTGGAGGGCATGGCCTCTCCGACCCGCGGCGAGATCACCGTCTTCGGGAAGGATCCGGTCCGCGACCGCCGGCTGGTCCGCCCGGAGACCGGCATCATGCTGCAGTCCGGCGGACTGCCCGCCGAGCTCACCGTCCGCGAGACGCTCGAGATGTGGCGCAGCACCAGCACCCACCCGACCACCGTCGACGACGTGCTGGCCATGGTCGGTCTGGAGCACCGGGCCGACGTCCGGGTCCGCGCCCTGTCCGGCGGCGAGCAGCGCCGGGTCGACCTGGCCTGCGCGCTGCTGGGCCGGCCGCGGCTGCTCTTCCTGGACGAGCCGACCACCGGCCTCGACCCGGAGAGCCGCCGGTCGGTGTGGCGGCTGCTGTCCGGGCTGCGCAGCGCCGGCGTCACCATGGTGCTGACCACCCACTACCTGGACGAGGCCGAGGCGCTGGCCGACCGGATCGCGATCATGCACGAGGGTGGGATCGTCCGACGCGGCACGCTGCGCGAGATCGTCGGCGACCACCCGGCCACCATCGCCTTCGACCACCCCGGTATGCCCTTCCCGCAGCCGGACGGGGCGCAGGTGGACATCACCGGCATCCGCGTCACCGTGCACACCCGCAACCTGCAGGGCGACCTGCACACCCTGCTGGACTGGGCCCGCGACCAACGGGTCCCGCTGGTCGGCCTGGCCGCGAACGCCGCCAGCCTGGAGTCCGTCTTCCTCGACGTCGCCAAGGACAAGCCCGCACCACGGGACACCGGCCGTCCGCAGCAGTCCCCGACCGACCCGCAGATCGGAGCCCTGGCATGA
- a CDS encoding ABC transporter permease, giving the protein MTALDTSPRTTHRPRPLTGLAKAEFLQFLRNKTLIYTGMVTPVALPLIMFFVIRRGTDPDAPATAARLAIDMFLCMAVLFVQYYSVLSMVTTRRSEGVLRRLRTGEAPDWKIQAAPAVPGIALAVIGAVVVGVVVFVAGAPTPVNPVAILLALAWGLVLFALLALATSGFTRNAEAAQITSLPIIALTVAGLGSIRSVVPDRVAAVLDLTPYAAISDLVAIGTTGRPEVPAAGEAGLAPVDFAGSFAEFGRPVVTLVAWTIVAAVLTRRYFRWDDRG; this is encoded by the coding sequence ATGACCGCCCTCGACACCTCCCCGCGTACGACCCACCGCCCCCGGCCGCTGACCGGCCTGGCGAAGGCCGAGTTCCTGCAGTTCCTGCGGAACAAGACGCTGATCTACACCGGCATGGTCACCCCGGTGGCACTGCCGCTGATCATGTTCTTCGTGATCCGCCGGGGCACCGACCCGGACGCCCCCGCCACCGCCGCCCGGCTGGCGATCGACATGTTCCTCTGCATGGCGGTGCTCTTCGTGCAGTACTACTCGGTGCTGTCGATGGTGACGACCCGCCGGTCGGAGGGGGTGCTGCGGCGGCTGCGCACCGGTGAGGCGCCGGACTGGAAGATCCAGGCCGCACCCGCCGTCCCCGGCATCGCGCTGGCGGTGATCGGCGCAGTGGTGGTCGGCGTCGTGGTGTTCGTCGCCGGCGCGCCGACGCCGGTCAACCCGGTGGCCATCCTGCTCGCGCTGGCCTGGGGCCTGGTGCTGTTCGCCCTGCTCGCGCTCGCCACCAGTGGTTTCACCCGTAACGCCGAGGCCGCACAGATCACCTCGCTGCCGATCATCGCGCTGACCGTCGCCGGACTCGGGTCCATCCGGTCGGTCGTCCCGGACCGGGTCGCCGCGGTCCTCGACCTCACCCCGTACGCGGCCATCTCGGACCTGGTCGCCATCGGCACCACCGGTCGCCCGGAGGTGCCCGCGGCCGGTGAAGCCGGGCTCGCGCCGGTGGACTTCGCGGGCTCGTTCGCCGAGTTCGGCCGGCCGGTCGTCACACTGGTGGCGTGGACGATCGTCGCGGCGGTGCTGACCCGCCGGTACTTCCGCTGGGACGACCGTGGATGA
- a CDS encoding sensor histidine kinase, protein MSRPEQVRSWWRGMPDADRFRAYTRITLQISAVAAVVGLALAIPRPVPIATVVVVGLVVTVLLEVQPGMSRHGRFRPLIPVGIVLLALGWAGSAIVVRTGDGQAARDAVLLCLVCGWAAALTVLPFVRYRWWWMLAIAVATAVVCGTDWASRAQVFAIVLGTGGIMVLTMVLTVRCVRLVDDLDRARGLEARLRVADERLRFARDLHDVVGRAFSAVAVKSELSATLARSGAVEKAATEMDEVKALAVDSMDQLRSLVRGYRGIDLAQEVAGARSLLSAIGCELVVEGDPARLPERLHEMAAWVTREGTTNIVRHSAATRAVLAFGTSAITLRNNGVHGRPNPLSGLRGLAERAHTVGAELSTDCTDDEFLLEIRWETA, encoded by the coding sequence ATGAGTCGGCCGGAGCAGGTGCGGTCCTGGTGGCGCGGGATGCCCGACGCCGACCGGTTCCGCGCCTACACCCGGATCACGCTGCAGATCAGTGCGGTCGCGGCAGTGGTCGGGCTGGCGCTGGCGATCCCCCGGCCGGTGCCGATCGCCACCGTCGTGGTGGTCGGCCTGGTGGTGACGGTGCTGCTGGAGGTGCAGCCGGGGATGAGCCGGCACGGCCGGTTCCGCCCGCTGATCCCGGTCGGCATCGTCCTGCTGGCCCTCGGCTGGGCCGGATCCGCGATCGTGGTGCGGACCGGCGACGGCCAGGCCGCCCGGGACGCCGTGCTGCTCTGCCTGGTCTGCGGGTGGGCGGCGGCACTGACGGTGCTGCCGTTCGTCCGGTACCGGTGGTGGTGGATGCTCGCGATCGCGGTGGCCACCGCGGTGGTCTGTGGCACCGACTGGGCCTCCCGGGCACAGGTTTTCGCGATCGTGCTGGGCACCGGCGGCATCATGGTGCTGACCATGGTGCTGACGGTGCGGTGCGTACGGCTGGTGGACGACCTGGACCGGGCCCGTGGTCTGGAGGCCCGGCTGCGGGTCGCCGACGAGCGGTTACGGTTCGCCCGTGACCTGCACGACGTGGTCGGCCGCGCGTTCTCGGCGGTGGCGGTGAAGAGCGAGCTGTCGGCGACGCTCGCCCGGTCCGGCGCCGTGGAGAAGGCAGCGACCGAGATGGACGAGGTGAAGGCGTTGGCGGTGGACTCCATGGATCAGCTGCGCTCGCTGGTCCGTGGTTACCGCGGCATAGACCTGGCGCAGGAGGTCGCCGGCGCCCGGTCACTGCTGTCGGCCATCGGCTGCGAGCTGGTCGTCGAGGGCGACCCGGCCCGGCTGCCGGAGCGGCTGCACGAGATGGCGGCCTGGGTGACCCGGGAAGGGACCACCAACATCGTCCGGCACTCCGCCGCCACCCGGGCGGTGCTGGCCTTCGGCACCAGCGCCATCACGTTGCGGAACAACGGGGTGCACGGCCGGCCGAACCCGCTGTCGGGCCTGCGCGGCCTGGCCGAACGGGCGCACACCGTCGGCGCCGAGCTCTCGACCGACTGCACCGACGACGAGTTCCTGCTCGAGATCCGTTGGGAGACGGCATGA
- a CDS encoding response regulator transcription factor, whose translation MTPDVGDGVIPVLLADDETMIRSAMATMLDLEDDLQVVAHVGSGDELLSIWKVRANSGEPPAVAVLDLQMPGRDGISTATELLRITPGAATMIVTSHGRPGYLKRALSVGVRGFLPKTASAATLGAAIRVVHGGGRYVDPELAAEAISAGDSVLTPREADVLEFAADGAAIEQIARRAHLSPGTVRNYLSSAMTKLGAANRYEAVVTARDHGWI comes from the coding sequence ATGACTCCAGATGTTGGGGACGGCGTGATCCCGGTGCTGCTGGCCGACGACGAGACGATGATCCGGTCGGCGATGGCCACCATGCTGGACCTGGAGGACGACCTGCAGGTGGTCGCCCACGTCGGCAGCGGCGACGAGCTGCTGTCGATCTGGAAGGTCCGGGCGAACTCCGGCGAGCCGCCCGCGGTGGCCGTGCTCGACCTGCAGATGCCCGGCCGGGACGGGATCTCGACCGCCACCGAGCTGCTCAGGATCACCCCCGGCGCGGCCACCATGATCGTCACCAGCCACGGCCGGCCGGGCTACCTGAAGCGGGCGCTGTCCGTCGGCGTCCGCGGCTTCCTGCCGAAGACCGCGTCCGCCGCGACGCTGGGCGCGGCGATCCGGGTGGTGCACGGCGGCGGCCGCTACGTCGATCCGGAGCTGGCCGCCGAGGCGATCAGCGCCGGGGACTCGGTGCTGACCCCACGGGAGGCCGACGTGCTCGAGTTCGCCGCGGACGGTGCCGCCATCGAGCAGATCGCCCGCCGGGCGCATCTGTCCCCCGGCACCGTCCGCAACTACCTCTCCTCCGCGATGACCAAACTCGGCGCCGCGAACCGCTACGAGGCCGTCGTCACCGCCCGCGACCACGGCTGGATCTAA
- a CDS encoding isopenicillin N synthase family dioxygenase, whose protein sequence is MTHVPVVDLDRDPDAVGAELDDICAEVGFFQVIGHGVPTAVTDAAWDAAVAFFELPLPDKLAVRPRSPDYPYGYIPMAAESLSQSVGGQSPPDLKEVYNAGPVDAPTSAVCEDEAWVWSPNLWPTGLPELKDSWTVHHRSMLELSGRIMSLFARGLGLDPQYFAHSVDRSASAVRALCYPARTQAPGENQFRAGAHTDYGTLTLLRQDTVGGLQVQTQSGDWADVTPIDGAFVVNIGDLMARWTNDRWRSTLHRVVDPPALPDGSFGRRHSMPFFHNANWDAVVECLPTCLAPGATPKYEPVKAGPHLMTKFRRTAVAG, encoded by the coding sequence ATGACACATGTCCCCGTGGTGGACCTGGACCGGGATCCCGACGCCGTCGGCGCCGAGCTGGACGACATCTGCGCCGAGGTCGGGTTCTTCCAGGTGATCGGGCACGGCGTGCCGACGGCGGTGACCGACGCGGCCTGGGACGCCGCGGTCGCGTTCTTCGAGCTGCCGCTGCCCGACAAGCTCGCGGTCCGCCCGCGCAGCCCCGACTACCCGTACGGCTACATCCCGATGGCCGCCGAGTCGCTGTCGCAGTCGGTCGGCGGGCAGTCACCGCCGGACCTCAAGGAGGTCTACAACGCCGGCCCGGTCGACGCCCCGACCAGCGCCGTGTGCGAGGACGAGGCCTGGGTGTGGTCGCCGAACCTCTGGCCCACCGGGCTGCCCGAGCTCAAGGACAGCTGGACGGTGCACCACCGGTCGATGCTGGAGCTGTCCGGCCGGATCATGTCGCTGTTCGCCCGCGGACTCGGCCTCGACCCGCAATACTTCGCCCACAGCGTCGACCGGTCGGCCAGCGCCGTGCGCGCCCTGTGTTACCCGGCCCGCACCCAGGCACCGGGCGAGAACCAGTTCCGGGCCGGGGCGCACACCGACTACGGCACGCTCACCCTGCTGCGCCAGGACACCGTCGGCGGGCTGCAGGTACAGACGCAGTCCGGGGACTGGGCCGACGTCACCCCGATCGACGGGGCGTTCGTGGTGAACATCGGCGACCTGATGGCGCGCTGGACCAACGACCGCTGGCGGTCCACCCTGCACCGGGTGGTGGACCCGCCCGCGCTGCCCGACGGCAGCTTCGGCCGCCGGCACAGCATGCCGTTCTTCCACAACGCCAACTGGGACGCCGTGGTCGAGTGCCTGCCGACCTGCCTGGCGCCAGGTGCGACGCCGAAGTACGAGCCGGTCAAGGCCGGCCCGCACCTGATGACCAAGTTCCGCCGCACCGCCGTCGCCGGCTGA
- a CDS encoding GntP family permease: protein MNALLLAADDTIVPSGSTSQLILAAVIGIAVVIVLITWLKVHPFLALLIGAVGIGIGAGLDAAAAIKSFGAGFGTTMGGVGVLIGLGAMYGKLLADSGGADRIVDTLVARSSPKALPWTMGLVGALIGLPMFFEVGLVLLIPVIILVARRSGLPLMRIAIPTLAGLSAMHGLVPPHPGPLTAVTTLGANLGLTLAFGVLVAIPTVAIAGPLFSRFAAKWAPVPVPALFETDGGATASGGSGTALDRADHADAPVRRRPSFWVTVTSILLPVLLMLAKALADVFAEGSDAGWKGLLDFLGNPPVALTIAVIAGIFLLAPGGGMDRSAVAGTLEKSLPPIAGILLIVGAGGGLKQVLIDTGIGQVVADAIEGSSLSVLLLAWIVAVLIRIATGSATVATVTASGILAPVAENLSSPMVALMVLAIGAGSVFLSHVNDAGFWLVKEYMGTTVGQTLKSWTIMECLISLAGLGGVMILSIFVS, encoded by the coding sequence GTGAACGCCCTGCTCCTCGCCGCGGACGACACGATCGTTCCCAGCGGCTCGACGTCCCAACTGATCCTGGCCGCCGTGATCGGCATCGCGGTGGTGATCGTGCTGATCACCTGGTTGAAGGTGCACCCGTTCCTGGCGCTGCTGATCGGCGCGGTCGGCATCGGCATCGGCGCCGGGCTCGACGCGGCCGCCGCCATCAAGAGTTTCGGTGCCGGGTTCGGCACCACCATGGGTGGTGTCGGTGTGCTCATCGGCCTCGGCGCCATGTACGGCAAGTTGCTCGCCGACTCCGGCGGCGCCGACCGGATCGTCGACACGCTGGTCGCCCGGTCCAGCCCGAAGGCGTTGCCGTGGACGATGGGTCTGGTCGGTGCCCTGATCGGTCTGCCGATGTTCTTCGAGGTCGGCCTGGTGCTGCTGATCCCGGTGATCATCCTGGTGGCGCGCCGGTCCGGGCTGCCGCTGATGCGGATCGCCATCCCGACACTGGCCGGCCTGTCCGCCATGCACGGCCTGGTGCCGCCGCACCCCGGTCCGCTGACCGCGGTCACCACCCTCGGCGCGAATCTCGGCCTGACCCTGGCCTTCGGCGTGCTGGTCGCCATACCGACGGTTGCGATCGCCGGGCCGCTGTTCAGCCGGTTCGCGGCGAAGTGGGCCCCGGTCCCGGTGCCCGCACTGTTCGAGACCGATGGCGGGGCAACCGCTTCCGGTGGGTCGGGCACCGCTCTCGACAGGGCTGACCACGCGGATGCTCCGGTGCGCCGCCGGCCGTCGTTCTGGGTCACCGTCACCTCGATCCTGCTGCCGGTGCTGCTCATGCTCGCCAAGGCTCTCGCGGACGTGTTCGCCGAGGGGTCGGACGCCGGCTGGAAGGGCCTGCTCGACTTCCTGGGCAACCCGCCGGTGGCGCTGACCATCGCGGTGATCGCCGGCATCTTCCTGCTCGCCCCGGGCGGCGGGATGGACCGGTCGGCGGTCGCCGGGACGCTGGAGAAGTCGCTGCCGCCGATCGCCGGGATCCTGCTGATCGTCGGCGCCGGCGGCGGCCTCAAGCAGGTGCTGATCGACACCGGGATCGGTCAGGTGGTGGCCGACGCGATCGAGGGCTCCAGCCTGTCGGTGCTGCTGCTGGCGTGGATCGTGGCGGTGCTGATCCGCATCGCCACCGGCTCGGCGACGGTGGCCACGGTGACCGCGTCCGGCATCCTGGCGCCGGTGGCGGAGAACCTGTCCTCGCCGATGGTGGCGCTGATGGTGCTGGCGATCGGGGCCGGGTCGGTGTTCCTCAGCCACGTCAACGACGCCGGCTTCTGGCTGGTGAAGGAGTACATGGGCACCACCGTCGGACAGACGCTGAAATCGTGGACGATCATGGAGTGCCTGATCTCCCTGGCCGGTCTCGGCGGCGTGATGATCCTGTCGATCTTCGTGTCATGA
- a CDS encoding NAD-dependent protein deacetylase gives MTAQHPGAVLAPPVPPEVAAATLADLLRGGRFAVLTGAGLSTDSGIPDYRSPGAPVRSPMTATEFRSGPVARQRYWARSYLGFGRMARALPNAGHRALAALEHAGRTTTTITQNVDGLHGEAGSRRVVDLHGRIDEVRCLDCGQVTARDELQQRMAALNPDFAAHQDLSVNPDGDVDFEDTDGFRVPVCRRCTGVLKPRVVFFGDSVPKDTVEQCFSAVETSDALLVAGSSLTVMSGLRFVRRAAALGRPVAILNRGTTRGDELATVRLDAGCSETLAGLARSLDHRPDRAADSR, from the coding sequence GTGACGGCCCAGCACCCCGGCGCGGTCCTCGCCCCGCCGGTCCCACCCGAGGTGGCCGCAGCGACCCTCGCGGATCTGTTGCGGGGCGGCCGGTTCGCCGTGCTCACCGGGGCCGGCCTGTCCACCGACTCCGGCATCCCCGACTACCGCTCCCCCGGCGCCCCGGTCCGGTCGCCGATGACCGCCACCGAGTTCCGCTCCGGACCCGTTGCCCGGCAACGCTACTGGGCCCGAAGCTACCTCGGCTTCGGCCGGATGGCCCGGGCCCTGCCGAACGCCGGCCATCGGGCGCTGGCCGCCCTGGAGCACGCCGGCCGGACGACCACCACCATCACCCAGAACGTCGACGGCCTGCACGGCGAGGCCGGCAGCCGCCGGGTCGTCGACCTGCACGGCCGGATCGACGAGGTGCGCTGCCTGGACTGCGGCCAGGTCACCGCCCGGGACGAGCTGCAGCAGCGGATGGCCGCGCTGAACCCGGACTTCGCTGCGCACCAGGACCTCTCGGTCAACCCGGACGGCGACGTCGACTTCGAGGACACCGACGGCTTCCGGGTCCCGGTCTGCCGGCGGTGCACCGGGGTGCTCAAACCGCGGGTGGTATTCTTCGGCGACAGTGTCCCGAAAGACACGGTGGAGCAGTGCTTCTCGGCCGTCGAAACCTCGGATGCGCTGCTGGTGGCCGGATCCTCGCTGACCGTGATGTCCGGGCTGCGTTTCGTCCGGCGGGCCGCGGCGCTGGGCCGGCCAGTGGCCATCCTCAACCGCGGCACCACCCGCGGCGACGAGCTGGCCACCGTCCGGCTGGACGCCGGTTGCTCGGAGACCCTGGCCGGGCTGGCCCGGTCGCTGGATCACCGGCCCGACCGCGCGGCGGACAGCCGCTGA
- a CDS encoding FadR/GntR family transcriptional regulator, translated as MTDTPEPAGPRNLHDSVVQRWGAEIVDGTLPTGSRVVADEAAERFGVSRSVIREAVRVLESMGLLATRRRVGITVQPPEGWNPFDPNIIRWRLAGPDRDAHLRSLGELRGAVEPLAARLAAERADPEDCGRLTAAVIGMSATARAADGAAYLGHDADFHRALLRASGNPMLAGLSQVVVEVLAGRTRHALMPRTAVPEAVQWHAAVAAAVQAGDPDAAEEMMRRIIGEAGDALARQQAADRRG; from the coding sequence GTGACGGACACCCCGGAGCCCGCCGGCCCCCGCAACCTGCACGACTCCGTCGTGCAGCGCTGGGGCGCGGAGATCGTCGACGGCACCCTGCCCACCGGCAGCCGGGTGGTCGCCGACGAGGCCGCCGAGCGGTTCGGGGTGTCCCGGTCGGTGATCCGCGAGGCGGTCCGGGTGCTCGAGTCGATGGGCCTGCTGGCCACCCGGCGCCGCGTCGGCATCACCGTGCAGCCCCCCGAGGGCTGGAACCCGTTCGACCCCAACATCATCCGCTGGCGACTGGCCGGCCCGGACCGCGACGCGCACCTGCGTTCGCTGGGCGAGTTGCGCGGCGCCGTCGAACCGCTGGCCGCCCGACTCGCCGCCGAGCGCGCAGACCCGGAGGACTGCGGCCGACTGACCGCGGCGGTGATCGGCATGTCGGCCACCGCCCGCGCGGCCGACGGTGCGGCCTATCTCGGCCACGATGCCGATTTCCACCGCGCCCTGCTCCGCGCCTCCGGCAACCCGATGCTGGCCGGCCTGTCGCAGGTGGTGGTCGAGGTGCTGGCCGGGCGCACCCGGCACGCCCTGATGCCGCGGACCGCGGTGCCGGAGGCGGTGCAGTGGCACGCCGCCGTCGCCGCCGCCGTGCAGGCGGGCGACCCGGACGCCGCCGAGGAGATGATGCGCCGGATCATCGGCGAGGCGGGCGACGCCCTGGCCCGGCAGCAGGCCGCGGACCGCCGCGGCTGA
- a CDS encoding gluconokinase, translated as MSVPEQPPVLVVMGVSGSGKSTVAGLLAGRLGWDLEEGDDLHPDSNVEKMAAGHPLTDEDRWPWLDTVASWIQEHTLAGRPGVITCSALKRIYRDRLRGENVVFVHLSGSREQIGRRMTARTDHFMPAALLDSQISTLEPPGPGERSLTVEVGGRKPAQEADEIIDRLGLVAAVS; from the coding sequence ATGAGCGTGCCCGAGCAGCCGCCCGTGCTGGTGGTGATGGGTGTGTCCGGCAGCGGGAAGTCCACCGTCGCAGGACTTCTCGCCGGGCGACTGGGCTGGGACCTGGAGGAGGGCGACGACCTGCACCCGGACTCCAACGTGGAGAAGATGGCCGCCGGGCACCCGCTCACCGACGAGGACCGCTGGCCCTGGCTGGACACCGTCGCCTCGTGGATCCAGGAGCACACGCTGGCCGGCCGGCCCGGGGTGATCACCTGCTCGGCGCTCAAGCGGATCTACCGGGACCGGCTGCGCGGCGAGAACGTGGTGTTCGTGCACCTGAGCGGGTCCCGCGAGCAGATCGGTCGGCGGATGACGGCGCGCACGGACCACTTCATGCCCGCGGCGCTGCTCGACTCGCAGATCTCCACCCTGGAACCGCCCGGCCCGGGGGAGCGCAGCCTGACCGTGGAGGTCGGCGGACGCAAACCGGCCCAGGAGGCCGACGAGATCATCGACCGCCTGGGCCTGGTGGCTGCGGTGTCCTGA
- a CDS encoding GNAT family N-acetyltransferase: MALHRSALRDQPVLHTARLELRQLGPEYIEDSMNSLGDPEGNRMTGTQTTFTREQVLEFLTGLPGRDDRADFAIIGQEDGRFYGEVVLNGLDEDNASMNYRIAMVPGDGSTGGRGRGLGTEAGKAVVDWGFDAVGLHRIGLDVFDFNPRGLRSYEKIGFTVEGRQRHTLLWDGTWSDSILMGMLHDDPRPDR, encoded by the coding sequence ATGGCCCTGCACCGCTCCGCCCTGCGCGACCAGCCCGTCCTGCACACCGCCCGCCTGGAACTGCGCCAGCTCGGGCCGGAGTACATCGAGGACTCGATGAACTCGCTGGGTGACCCGGAGGGCAACCGGATGACCGGCACCCAGACCACGTTCACCCGCGAGCAGGTGCTGGAGTTCCTGACCGGACTGCCCGGTCGCGACGACCGGGCGGACTTCGCGATCATCGGGCAGGAGGACGGCCGGTTCTACGGCGAGGTGGTGCTGAACGGGCTCGACGAGGACAACGCGTCGATGAACTACCGGATCGCCATGGTGCCCGGTGACGGCAGCACCGGCGGGCGCGGGCGAGGGCTCGGCACGGAGGCCGGGAAGGCAGTGGTGGACTGGGGTTTCGACGCCGTCGGCCTGCACCGCATCGGTCTGGACGTCTTCGACTTCAACCCGCGCGGCCTCCGCTCGTACGAGAAGATCGGCTTCACCGTGGAGGGCCGGCAGCGGCACACCCTGCTCTGGGACGGCACCTGGTCCGACTCGATCCTGATGGGCATGCTGCACGACGATCCACGGCCGGACCGCTGA